Below is a window of Candidatus Neomarinimicrobiota bacterium DNA.
AGGGTAGTCTTAACATTTTTATTGTCTGATTGGTTAAAAAACAGATATAAACCAGCACCAATAACCAGTAACGGCCAAAGTACGCTACTCATCACGATGGCCACTCCCGCAAATATTCCTCCTACTGGACCGATCAAACCAACAAGCAGCAAAAATCCGGCTATCACTAACAACCCTCCCCAAAATTTCTGGGAATATGAATCTGTTTCAATGGCTGTTTCTGATGATCCCTTATTTTCTTGAAACTCTGGATTCTTTGGTATGATCAACATGGCCAGCACATATGCAAGGACTCCAGTTCCACCGAATATGACAAACACGACCCAGAGCAGTCGAATAATAACAGGGTCAATATTAAAATACTCACCGACTCCACCACACACACCATCAAACACTTTATCTTTATTTGATTTATATAATCTGTTCATAATAATCCTTTCAGAGGCCTATCGATCTCCTCTTTTGTTCCCTGAACCAGGGGTACGAATCTGACCGCATCTTTCTTTATTCTTTTCAAACGTTCTGCATTCTTTTTGTATATCCAAACATGTTGTTTGCCCTTCCCCTCCGGTGCAACCAGTATTCCCCCATCGCTCAATTTGTCAAACAGATGTTCTGGAATTCTGGGAGGACTGGCCCACAGAATAATACGATCATAACCCACATCACCATCAAATTGTTCCCAGGCACTTCTATGGTGGAGAGTTACATTGTGGATGGAGAGTAGCTCCAGTACGTTTCGGGCATCTTGCACCAATACATCATAAACTTCAAGTGCATCGATGTGCTTACCCAGTTGCGCCAGGATTGCAGTCGCGTAACCACAACCACTACCAATCTCAAGAATTCTATGATCTTTCACCAGTTCCAGGTATTGGATCATCAGAGCAACAATATAGGGCTGGCTGATAGTTTGCCCGGCTTTGATCGGTGAGGGATGATCTGCATATGCTTCTTCTAAAGGAGTATTGGGAACAAATTGATGTCTCGGGATATCTTTGAATGCCTGTAAAATCGCTGTTTGATGTATACCGCGTAATCGCAATTGGCGTTCCACCATTTCGAGTCGCAATTCGAAGGCATCATCATAGTCCCAGGTAGAAATCATGAATCAATTTAATCAGATAAACCAATCAGACATCAACTTATCGAAAATCATGCATATTTGGTGGTAAACCATCTATATTTACGGACTTTGTAAAAGTACCCGAATGAACTGATTGGTACAAAATAATATTGGGAGATCAGAAGAATGGACATTGGTAAACATTTGCGAATGGTTCGAGAATCCCACCAACTCTTGCAAAAAGACCTGGCAGACAAAGCTGGTCTTGATCGAAGCTATATAAGTAAACTGGAAAGGGGTTTGGCCGACCCGACCTTTGCCACTCTTCGAAAAATTGCAAGTGCCTATCCGCTTTCAGTGCCTCATCTACTAAATTATGGTAATCCGGAAAGCTTTAGCCTCGATATCGATGCTGCTATTGATGCTCTGAGAACGCTCAAATACAACATGGTAAAAGTTGAAATAAATATCAAGCCATTGTAAAAATGGCTCTTCCCCCAAATGCGTACCTGGAGACGAGGATATTGGGGATATAAGGGTATAGAGGCTGTGTGAAAATAAGGACAACACTTACCCCATGCTTTAGCTTGGGGGTATGATAACCTACTATTTCCTAGGGCTTTAGCCCAGTATTGTTGGGCTAAAGCCCTCCTTTTTTAAGGTTTTTATAACCCCCAGGCTGAAGCCTGGGGTAAGTATCAATAGTAACAGTACTATACGTAGACAACTAAAGCTAATGTTAGCAAGCAATTATTCCGGCGCAATGAAGTTTTCACACAGCCTCTATAACCCTTATACCTATTATACCCCAGAAAATTTTATTGACCCCCAATCTCAATGATTGTATCCAGGTACGCATTATGACGATGAGCCGTAAAAATAAACAGGCCAATTATCTGAATAACCGGCCTGTTCTATCTATGGATGGGACGATCTGTCAAAGAACTAACACTACTGATTTAGCGCGAACGATACGCAAAGGGTAACTCATAATTCACAGCAACTGCTTTCCCGCTCTGCATGGCCGGGTTCCACTTTGTAGTCATCACCGCTTCGATAGCTGATGCGTCGAACATCGTGCCACCACTTTCGGAAACGTAAATGTTTGATACATTCCCATTAACATCCACCCAAAATTTCAGCACTACATCACTTTCCAGGTGGTCTCGTACTGCCAACAATGGATAAAATGTGTTTTGTTCCAATACCTGCATACCGCCTACTGGAATAGGTTGACAACAATCTGTTTGAAATGCTGGTTCTGCAGATAGGCTTATTGTAGTCAGCATCACGATCAGGATTGTGATTGAAAGTTTTGTCTTTGTCATAAT
It encodes the following:
- a CDS encoding protein-L-isoaspartate(D-aspartate) O-methyltransferase: MISTWDYDDAFELRLEMVERQLRLRGIHQTAILQAFKDIPRHQFVPNTPLEEAYADHPSPIKAGQTISQPYIVALMIQYLELVKDHRILEIGSGCGYATAILAQLGKHIDALEVYDVLVQDARNVLELLSIHNVTLHHRSAWEQFDGDVGYDRIILWASPPRIPEHLFDKLSDGGILVAPEGKGKQHVWIYKKNAERLKRIKKDAVRFVPLVQGTKEEIDRPLKGLL
- a CDS encoding helix-turn-helix transcriptional regulator, whose product is MDIGKHLRMVRESHQLLQKDLADKAGLDRSYISKLERGLADPTFATLRKIASAYPLSVPHLLNYGNPESFSLDIDAAIDALRTLKYNMVKVEINIKPL
- a CDS encoding energy transducer TonB, encoding MTKTKLSITILIVMLTTISLSAEPAFQTDCCQPIPVGGMQVLEQNTFYPLLAVRDHLESDVVLKFWVDVNGNVSNIYVSESGGTMFDASAIEAVMTTKWNPAMQSGKAVAVNYELPFAYRSR